A stretch of Endozoicomonas sp. SCSIO W0465 DNA encodes these proteins:
- a CDS encoding DUF2237 family protein, translated as MVELVFEQPNVLGTELETCCQSPVTGFFRDGFCHTCLEDSGSHTVCARMTDEFLQFSLSKGNDLITPNPEFGFPGLKAGDRWCLCATRWVEANKAGVAPPVYLNATNMAALEIVELATLKQMALD; from the coding sequence ATGGTAGAACTGGTATTTGAACAGCCCAATGTGCTCGGCACTGAGTTAGAGACTTGCTGCCAAAGTCCAGTGACTGGCTTCTTCCGGGACGGATTTTGCCATACCTGCCTGGAGGATTCCGGCAGTCATACCGTCTGCGCCAGGATGACCGATGAGTTTCTACAGTTTTCCCTGTCCAAAGGTAATGACCTCATCACACCCAACCCTGAGTTTGGTTTTCCCGGCCTGAAAGCCGGTGACCGCTGGTGTCTGTGCGCAACTCGCTGGGTAGAGGCTAATAAGGCAGGTGTTGCCCCACCGGTTTACCTGAATGCGACCAATATGGCAGCGCTTGAAATTGTTGAGCTGGCTACGCTGAAGCAGATGGCATTGGATTGA
- a CDS encoding IS1182 family transposase encodes MSSIKFKDNPADFDQHLMFPSNIFDLLPPDHDCFVFEDIFKHIDTSEVEKQYHHLGQNAYHPRLIISILIYAYSHGVFSSREIERRCNQDLAFMYIAKQHCPNFRVLSDFRKNQATFFKSSFKQSVLLARELQMASLGHIALDGSKFKADSSKHKAMSYARLKAKEAELMAEVEALIKKAETSDSEEDDAYQQETGYSIPEDLQFKQERLEKIQEAKKALEEREQALNPDKPIDDKKQISFADHDARIMGKKGSGYQYSYNAQISVDSDNGIIVGQHISQHANDKQEVKPALEAIAEATDNASIGKMSEDNGYYSGPNLQAFDDANIDAYMATDRQEKPATEGLEDSDRKFVKADFIYHEADDSFTCPAGEKLIYNTASKAKHKSYRVSKDICRDCPLRKRCSGDNKDPGKVIRTDRHEAIRQAMNRKMETKEAKAVYERRKVIAEPPFGQIKNSGFRGFSVRGKEKVAGEFSLVCSAYNFKKIVKSVSTGSIRLEEAKRLKMAA; translated from the coding sequence ATGTCATCAATCAAATTCAAAGATAACCCTGCTGATTTTGACCAGCACCTGATGTTCCCATCGAACATCTTCGACCTGCTGCCACCAGATCATGATTGCTTCGTTTTTGAAGATATCTTCAAGCATATCGACACCTCTGAAGTGGAAAAGCAGTATCACCATCTTGGCCAGAATGCCTACCACCCACGACTGATTATATCGATCCTGATCTATGCCTATAGCCATGGTGTGTTCAGCTCCAGGGAGATTGAACGGCGCTGCAATCAGGACTTGGCTTTCATGTATATCGCCAAACAGCACTGCCCAAATTTCCGGGTGCTCAGTGACTTTCGTAAAAACCAGGCCACCTTTTTTAAAAGCAGTTTCAAACAGAGCGTGCTGCTCGCCCGGGAACTACAGATGGCCTCGCTGGGCCACATCGCTCTTGATGGTTCCAAATTCAAAGCCGACTCATCAAAGCATAAGGCCATGAGCTACGCACGACTTAAGGCCAAAGAAGCTGAATTAATGGCTGAAGTTGAGGCCCTGATTAAAAAAGCCGAAACCAGTGACAGTGAAGAGGACGATGCTTATCAGCAGGAGACTGGCTACAGCATTCCTGAAGACTTGCAATTCAAGCAGGAACGGTTAGAGAAAATCCAGGAGGCCAAAAAAGCGCTTGAAGAACGGGAACAGGCCCTGAATCCCGATAAGCCGATAGACGACAAAAAGCAAATCAGCTTTGCTGATCATGATGCCAGGATCATGGGTAAAAAAGGCAGTGGCTATCAGTACAGTTATAACGCCCAGATCAGCGTCGACAGCGATAATGGTATCATTGTTGGCCAGCACATCAGCCAGCATGCCAATGACAAGCAGGAAGTAAAGCCTGCACTTGAAGCCATTGCAGAAGCAACAGATAACGCGTCCATTGGCAAAATGAGTGAGGATAATGGCTATTACTCAGGGCCCAACCTGCAAGCGTTTGATGATGCGAACATTGACGCTTACATGGCTACGGATCGACAGGAGAAGCCTGCAACAGAGGGACTGGAAGACTCTGACAGAAAGTTTGTCAAAGCGGATTTTATTTACCATGAAGCAGACGACAGCTTTACCTGCCCTGCCGGTGAGAAGCTGATTTATAACACGGCTAGCAAAGCAAAACACAAAAGCTACCGCGTCAGTAAAGATATCTGCCGGGATTGCCCGTTACGTAAAAGGTGCAGTGGTGACAACAAAGACCCGGGGAAAGTGATTCGCACAGACCGCCACGAAGCCATACGCCAGGCGATGAACCGCAAAATGGAAACCAAAGAGGCCAAAGCGGTTTATGAGCGTCGCAAGGTGATTGCGGAACCGCCTTTTGGCCAAATCAAGAACTCAGGATTCAGAGGGTTCAGTGTCCGGGGTAAGGAAAAAGTGGCTGGAGAATTTTCACTGGTCTGCAGTGCTTATAATTTCAAAAAAATTGTCAAATCGGTTTCAACGGGATCAATCCGTCTTGAAGAAGCAAAAAGGCTTAAAATGGCAGCATAA